A region of Lagenorhynchus albirostris chromosome 20, mLagAlb1.1, whole genome shotgun sequence DNA encodes the following proteins:
- the GP1BA gene encoding platelet glycoprotein Ib alpha chain, producing the protein MPLFLLLLLLPSPSHSHPICGISKVASEVEMNCENKGLKAPPPDLQAETNILRLGGNPLGTFSTVSMVSLTHLTQLHLEKSQLTSLQTDATLPRLETLIISHNTLRSLPLLGRALPALYTLDVSFNELASLSPDALDGLSHLHELYLRGNKLKTLPPGLLQPTPKLKKLNLAENGLSELPPGFLDGLEELDTLYLQRNLLRTIPKGFFGDLLLPFAFLHDNTWFCDCGILYFSHWLQDNANNVYIWKEGVDAKAMTPNVTSVGCVNLPNTFVYTYSGEGCHTPGDRDSIDYDVYEEDDKVPTTRAAGSFSTHTSAHTTHWGLLYSLPTAPLGPQVSSLPPTKEQTTFRISTGPITFSKTLKPTPEPTSLSTPEPTSPSTPKPRAPSTPEPRAPSTPEPRAPSTPEPTAPSTPEPTAPSTPEPTSKTSEPTVSLTSTEPTSLPTILESTTATISEFVNLLKAQGVAQWNVESSRNDPFLNSDFCCLFLGFYILGLLWLLFASVVLILLLFWVQHVKPQALATVTHTSHLELQRGRQVTVARAWLLFLQGSLPTFRSSLFLWVRPNGRVGPLLAGRRPSALSMGRGQDLLGTVAVRYSGHSL; encoded by the coding sequence ATGCCTCTCTTCCTCTTGCTGCTCCTGCTGCCAAGCCCTTCGCACTCCCACCCCATCTGTGGCATCAGCAAAGTGGCCAGCGAGGTGGAAATGAACTGTGAAAATAAGGGGCTGAAGGCGCCGCCTCCAGATCTGCAAGCAGAAACCAACATCCTCCGCCTGGGTGGGAACCCCCTGGGCACCTTCTCCACGGTGTCCATGGTGAGTCTGACTCACCTCACTCAGCTGCACCTGGAGAAGAGCCAGCTGACCAGCCTGCAGACTGACGCGACACTGCCCCGGCTGGAGACCCTGATTATATCCCACAATACACTGAGAAGCCTGCCCTTGTTGGGACGGGCGCTGCCAGCACTCTATACCCTGGACGTCTCCTTCAACGAGCTGGCCTCATTGTCTCCTGATGCCCTGGATGGCCTGAGCCACCTCCATGAGCTCTACTTGCGTGGCAACAAGCTGAAGACTCTGCCCCCCGGGCTCCTGCAGCCCACGCCCAAGTTGAAGAAGCTCAACCTGGCTGAAAACGGGTTGAGTGAGCTGCCCCCTGGGTTCCTGGATGGGTTGGAGGAACTTGACACCCTCTACCTCCAGCGGAACTTGCTGCGCACGATACCAAAGGGCTTCTTTGGGGACCTCCTCCTGCCTTTTGCTTTTTTACACGACAACACCTGGTTCTGTGACTGCGGGATCCTCTATTTCAGCCACTGGCTGCAGGACAATGCCAACAACGTGTACATATGGAAGGAGGGTGTGGACGCCAAGGCCATGACCCCCAACGTGACGAGCGTGGGGTGTGTCAATTTGCCCAACACGTTTGTCTACACCTACTCAGGGGAGGGCTGCCACACCCCTGGCGACAGGGACAGCATAGACTACGATGTCTACGAAGAGGATGACAAGGTGCCTACCACAAGGGCTGCGGGCAGCTTCTCTACCCACACCAGTGCCCACACCACCCACTGGGGCCTGCTTTACTCACTGCCGACTGCTCCGCTAGGCCCCCAAGTGTCCTCCTTGCCTCCAACTAAGGAACAGACCACGTTCCGAATTTCTACAGGACCCATCACATTCTCCAAAACTCTAAAACCCACCCCAGAGCCCACAAGCCTGAGCACCCCAGAGCCCACAAGCCCGAGCACCCCAAAGCCCAGAGCCCCAAGCACCCCAGAACCCAGAGCCCCGAGCACCCCAGAGCCCAGAGCCCCGAGCACCCCAGAGCCCACAGCCCCAAGCACCCCAGAGCCCACAGCCCCGAGCACCCCAGAGCCCACAAGCAAGACCTCAGAACCCACCGTATCCTTAACCTCCACTGAACCCACTTCACTTCCCACTATCTTAGAATCCACCACAGCCACCATCTCTGAATTTGTCAACCTCCTGAAGGCCCAGGGGGTGGCTCAGTGGAATGTGGAGAGTTCCAGAAACGACCCTTTTCTCAACTCTGACTTTTGCTGCCTCTTCCTGGGCTTCTATATCTTGGGTCTCCTCTGGCTCCTGTTTGCCTCTGTGGTCCTCATCCTGCTGCTGTTCTGGGTCCAGCACGTGAAACCACAGGCCCTGGCCACAGTCACGCACACCTCGCATCTAGAGCTGCAGAGGGGAAGGCAAGTGACAGTGGCCCGGGCCTGGCTGCTTTTCCTCCAAGGCTCGCTCCCCACTTTCCGCTCTAGCCTCTTCCTGTGGGTGCGGCCTAATGGCCGTGTGGGGCCTCTGCTGGCAGGACGGCGGCCCTCAGCCCTGAGCATGGGTCGTGGTCAGGACCTGCTGGGGACAGTGGCTGTTAGGTACTCTGGCCACAGCCTCTGA
- the SLC25A11 gene encoding mitochondrial 2-oxoglutarate/malate carrier protein isoform X2: MGSRGRTPDSGIETANPFNGAGRETPKILLSGTGIIRGKRTEASTGDRKTSGRVGELKEVGLPARWAVFPAPGRGFPAKKVRPLPAMDAQDEGLPVLKGRLKERMGATVFVQPLDLVKNRMQLSGEGAKTREYKTSFHALTSILRAEGLRGIYTGLSAGLLRQATYTTTRLGIYTVLFERLTGADGTPPGFLLKALIGMTAGATGAFVGTPAEVALIRMTADGRLPADQRRGYKNVFNALIRIAREEGVPTLWRGCIPTMARAVVVNAAQLASYSQSKQFLLDSGYFSDNILCHFCASMISGLVTTAASMPVDIVKTRIQNMRMIDGKPEYKNGLDVLVKVVRYEGFFSLWKGFTPYYARLGPHTVLTFIFLEQMNKAYKRLFLSG, translated from the exons ATGGGGTCGCGGGGAAGGACCCCCGACTCGGGGATTGAGACAGCCAACCCGTTTAATGGAGCTGGGAGGGAGACACCAAAAATACTCCTTTCTGGTACAGGAATAATACGGGGAAAGAGAACGGAGGCAAGCACAGGTGACAGAAAAACTTCTGGAAGGGTGGGGGAGCTCAAGGAGGTGGGACTTCCGGCCAGGTGGGCCGTCTTTCCAGCCCCTGGAAGAGGATTTCCGGCAAAGAAAGTCAGGCCGCTTCCAGCAATGGACGCTCAAGACGAAGGACTTCCGGTCCTAAAAGGCCGATTAAAAGAAAG GATGGGAGCTACAGTTTTTGTGCAGCCCCTGGACCTGGTGAAGAACCGGATGCAGCTGAGTGGGGAAGGAGCCAAGACACGAGAGTACAAAACCAGCTTCCATGCCCTCACCAGCATTCTGAGGGCAGAAGGGCTGAGGGGCATTTACACCGG GCTGTCAGCTGGCCTGCTGCGCCAGGCCACCTATACCACTACTCGCCTTGGTATCTATACCGTGCTATTTGAGCGCCTGACTGGGGCTGATGGTACACCCCCTGGCTTTCTGCTGAAGGCCCTGATTGGCATGACTGCAGGTGCAACTGGTGCCTTTGTGGGAACACCAGCTGAGGTGGCTCTTATCCGCATGACCGCTGACGGCCG GCTTCCAGCTGACCAGCGCCGTGGCTACAAAAACGTGTTTAATGCCCTGATTCGAATTGCCCGGGAAGAGGGCGTCCCTACACTATGGAGG ggctgcATCCCTACCATGGCTCGGGCCGTCGTCGTCAATGCCGCCCAGCTCGCCTCCTACTCCCAGTCCAAGCAGTTTTTACTGGACTCAG GCTACTTCTCTGACAACATCCTGTGCCACTTCTGTGCCAGCATGATCAGCGGCCTGGTCACCACCGCTGCCTCTATGCCTGTGGACATTGTCAAGACCCG GATCCAGAACATGCGAATGATTGACGGGAAGCCGGAATACAAGAACGGGCTG GATGTGCTGGTGAAGGTCGTCCGCTACGAGGGCTTCTTCAGTCTGTGGAAGGGCTTTACACCATACTATGCCCGCCTGGGTCCCCACACTGTCCTCACTTTCATCTTCTTGGAGCAGATGAACAAGGCCTACAAGCGTCTCTTCCTCAGTGGCTGA
- the SLC25A11 gene encoding mitochondrial 2-oxoglutarate/malate carrier protein isoform X1: MAATASPGASGVNGKPRTSPKSVKFLFGGLAGMGATVFVQPLDLVKNRMQLSGEGAKTREYKTSFHALTSILRAEGLRGIYTGLSAGLLRQATYTTTRLGIYTVLFERLTGADGTPPGFLLKALIGMTAGATGAFVGTPAEVALIRMTADGRLPADQRRGYKNVFNALIRIAREEGVPTLWRGCIPTMARAVVVNAAQLASYSQSKQFLLDSGYFSDNILCHFCASMISGLVTTAASMPVDIVKTRIQNMRMIDGKPEYKNGLDVLVKVVRYEGFFSLWKGFTPYYARLGPHTVLTFIFLEQMNKAYKRLFLSG; this comes from the exons ATGGCGGCGACGGCGAGTCCCGGGGCTAGTGGGGTGAACGGGAAGCCCCGTACCTCCCCTAAGTCCGTCAAGTTCCTGTTTGGGGGCCTGGCCGG GATGGGAGCTACAGTTTTTGTGCAGCCCCTGGACCTGGTGAAGAACCGGATGCAGCTGAGTGGGGAAGGAGCCAAGACACGAGAGTACAAAACCAGCTTCCATGCCCTCACCAGCATTCTGAGGGCAGAAGGGCTGAGGGGCATTTACACCGG GCTGTCAGCTGGCCTGCTGCGCCAGGCCACCTATACCACTACTCGCCTTGGTATCTATACCGTGCTATTTGAGCGCCTGACTGGGGCTGATGGTACACCCCCTGGCTTTCTGCTGAAGGCCCTGATTGGCATGACTGCAGGTGCAACTGGTGCCTTTGTGGGAACACCAGCTGAGGTGGCTCTTATCCGCATGACCGCTGACGGCCG GCTTCCAGCTGACCAGCGCCGTGGCTACAAAAACGTGTTTAATGCCCTGATTCGAATTGCCCGGGAAGAGGGCGTCCCTACACTATGGAGG ggctgcATCCCTACCATGGCTCGGGCCGTCGTCGTCAATGCCGCCCAGCTCGCCTCCTACTCCCAGTCCAAGCAGTTTTTACTGGACTCAG GCTACTTCTCTGACAACATCCTGTGCCACTTCTGTGCCAGCATGATCAGCGGCCTGGTCACCACCGCTGCCTCTATGCCTGTGGACATTGTCAAGACCCG GATCCAGAACATGCGAATGATTGACGGGAAGCCGGAATACAAGAACGGGCTG GATGTGCTGGTGAAGGTCGTCCGCTACGAGGGCTTCTTCAGTCTGTGGAAGGGCTTTACACCATACTATGCCCGCCTGGGTCCCCACACTGTCCTCACTTTCATCTTCTTGGAGCAGATGAACAAGGCCTACAAGCGTCTCTTCCTCAGTGGCTGA